The following coding sequences lie in one Chelonia mydas isolate rCheMyd1 chromosome 6, rCheMyd1.pri.v2, whole genome shotgun sequence genomic window:
- the DLGAP5 gene encoding disks large-associated protein 5 isoform X1 — MSGRREARIVKMAATSQFANRYRKDLSTETLRTKVARRKSLIQKENRYKQFERSRQFGLADVNVQLSKDRGLPKLDETNEVRSQEKTTAKRKQTTNGAVNKSENERKEMLQRYKEEKELRKLKQQREKAKRGVFKVGLYRPNVPGFLPFVPQNPVIVKPKEKAAPTSSARITRSQAKSHSEQTVMSARSQQSMIYADHATNGYSVRPTQTGRRQTCADKVTEKKKVVVQPELPTASNVRITRSTSSTLTKQMSKPATTMTLGNQQQKKSTSRGKQQKEVKAENVEAHKHEVEGNTLMDQLTEVSVSNSKNPTSEVHQEETLLEKENISVTHIPVPLRQRTRSFAPQNFVFQPLDGLTTYKVTPMTPSRANAFLTPCLSWSPMKIEANISKEESRKECLFKSQVSPAQEGTDKSSQEQQIGTHSLKVKNECVSTKTQDAMQSSNKTSPVSADIPAIETKGGETDHDVPYFRNVLASETERLMSHCLQWDGKFDLDIPEDAKDLIRTTVGQTRLLIAERFKQFEGLVDNCEFKWGDKATTCTDLDGFWDMVSFQVEDVNKKFDNLSKLQENGWQPVNIPSKRAIKKKAVPSGISKLKQGAAGRTAARNRIAAIRAAMKEKMKQGETAADSAAQEMPKEEEKVVFEAGFFRIESPLKSLPALPSKTPGRSSQRISKQLTTPGSASRTLLQSSLAILCSSEDAVAKQTPPSASGFHVPENPNRLQAPTRKTLFGSTLEQSGSPLAEEQCSATDGAAERNKRTNETNVSVLEVCLHPDERRSSGPVDSQALEDPGTKIEMPDITEEMELSATDLTGQDIVMHSPEKNVQPETDFIQAEKPNTPEYTFSSDLLHSDFISSDGTPFDMPSLDCSLPFTPVRNEAQKVAAAEICNDLIVFSPLSLPSVEK, encoded by the exons ATGAGCGGCCGCCGGGAGGCTCG GATAGTTAAGATGGCTGCTACATCCCAGTTTGCCAATCGATATAGAAAGGATCTGAGCACAGAAACGCTTAGAACAAAAGTTGCACGCAGGAAGTCTCTGATTCAAAAGGAGAACAGATACAAGCAATTTGAAAGGAGCAGACAGTTTGGACTGGCAGATGTCAATGTCCAGTTATCGAAAGACAGGGGACTTCCTAAGCTGGACGAGACAAATGAAGTGCGCTCTCAGGAAAAGACCACAGCTAAACGGA AACAAACTACAAATGGAGCCGTCAATAAAAGTGAAAATGAGCGCAAGGAAATGCTCCAGCGCTACAAAGAGGAAAAAGAACTTCGAAAACTAAAACAACAAAGAGAGAAAGCTAAACGGGGAGTGTTTAAAGTTGGGCTTTACAGACCTAATGTACCTGGCTTTCTTCCATTTGTACCACAGAACCCAGTGATAGTCAAGCCAAAGGAGAAG GCTGCTCCTACTTCTTCTGCGAGGATTACAAGATCACAGGCAAAGAGCCACTCGGAACAAACTGTTATGTCGGCTAGATCTCAGCAGTCCATg ATCTATGCTGACCACGCTACCAATGGGTATAGCGTGCGCCCTACCCAAACCGGACGCAGACAGACATGTGCAGACAAAGTGactgaaaaaaagaaag TGGTGGTGCAACCTGAACTCCCTACAGCCTCAAATGTAAGAATCACCAGATCGACCTCCTCTACTCTGACGAAACAGATGTCAAAGCCAGCTACGACCATGA CCTTAGgtaaccaacaacaaaaaaagtcaacAAGTAGAGGAAAACAGCAGAAAGAGGTCAAAGCTGAGAATGTAGAG GCACATAAACATGAAGTGGAAGGAAATACTTTAATGGATCAACTAACTGAAGTCTCTGTCAGTAACTCTAAAAATCCAACATCAGAAGTCCATCAGGAAGAGACCctgctggaaaaggaaaacatatCAGTGACGCACATTCCGGTTCCATTGAGACAGAGAACACGTTCTTTTGCTCCTCAGAACTTTGTGTTTCAGCCCCTAGATGGTTTAACAACTTATAAAGTTACACCCATGACTCCTTCCAGGGCAAATGCATTTTTGACCCCCTGTCTCTCCTGGAGCCCTATGAAAATTGAAGC TAATATTTCTAAAGAAGAATCAAGAAAAGAGTGTTTGTTTAAAAGTCAAGTTTCACCTGCTCAGGAAGGGACTGATAAAAGCTCTCAAGAACAGCAAATTGGTACACATTCACTGAAAGTGAAGAATG AATGTGTCTCAACCAAGACGCAAGATGCTATGCAGAGTTCAAATAAAACTAGTCCAGTGTCTGCAGATATCCCAGCAATTGAAACCAAAGGAGGAGAAACAGATCATGATGTACCCTATTTCAG aaacgTTCTTGCCTCTGAGACTGAGAGGCTGATGTCACACTGTCTCCAGTGGGATGGAAAGTTTGACCTGGACATACCAGAGGATG CAAAAGACCTCATTCGGACAACAGTTGGTCAAACGAGACTGCTCATAGCAGAGAGGTTTAAACAGTTTGAAGGACTGGTGGATAACTGTGAATTTAAATGGGGTGATAAGGCGACGACATGCACAGATCTGGATGGATTTTGGGATATGGTTAGTTTTCAG GTAGAAGATGTGAATAAAAAATTTGATAACCTTAGTAAACTTCAAGAGAATGGTTGGCAGCCGGTTAACATCCCAAGCAAAAGAGCCATCAAG AAGAAAGCTGTCCCAAGTGGGATATCTAAGCTGAAACAGGGGGCTGCTGGAAGAACTGCTGCCCGAAACCGTATTGCTGCCATAAGAGCGGCCATGAAGGAGAAAAtgaagcagggagagacagcAGCTGACTCTGCAGCCCAAGAGATgccaaaggaagaagaaaaggtggTGTTTGAGGCAGGATTTTTCAGAATTGAAAGTCCTCTCAAATCTTTACCAG cTTTGCCTTCCAAAACACCTGGCAGATCTTCCCAACGGATTTCTAAACAACTGACAACTCCAGGATCAGCTAGTAGAACTTTGCTCCAAAGCAGTCTTGCCATTCTCTGCAGCTCTGAGGACGCTGTTGCAAAACAGACTCCACCATCAGCCAGTGGCTTTCATGTTCCAGAAAATCCTAACAGGCTGCAGGCTCCTACTAGAAAAACTCTGTTTGGCAGCACACTTGAACAAAG TGGCTCCCCACTTGCAGAAGAACAATGCTCTGCGACAGATGGCGCAGCAGAGAGAAATAAGAGAACTAAT GAAACAAATGTATCTGTTCTTGAGGTGTGTTTACACCCAGATGAAAGGAGGAGTTCAGGTCCTGTTGATTCCCAAGCGCTGGAAGATCCTGGCACTAAAATAGAAATGCCAGATATTACAGAAGAGATGGAACTGTCTGCTACAGATCTTACGGGTCAAGACATTGTCATGCACAGCCCAGAAAAGAATGTCCAGCCAGAAACTGATTTCATTCAGGCTGAAAAACCAAACACACCAGAATATACGTTCTCCTCAG ATCTTTTGCATAGCGATTTCATCTCTAGTGATGGAACTCCTTTTGACATG CCAAGCTTGGATTGCAGCCTCCCCTTCACGCCAGTCAGGAATGAAGCACAGAAGGTTGCTGCAGCTGAAATATGCAATGATCTAATTGTATTTTCTCCTTTGTCTCTCCCCTCTGTGGAAAAATGA
- the DLGAP5 gene encoding disks large-associated protein 5 isoform X3, whose product MSGRREARIVKMAATSQFANRYRKDLSTETLRTKVARRKSLIQKENRYKQFERSRQFGLADVNVQLSKDRGLPKLDETNEVRSQEKTTAKRKQTTNGAVNKSENERKEMLQRYKEEKELRKLKQQREKAKRGVFKVGLYRPNVPGFLPFVPQNPVIVKPKEKAAPTSSARITRSQAKSHSEQTVMSARSQQSMIYADHATNGYSVRPTQTGRRQTCADKVTEKKKVVVQPELPTASNVRITRSTSSTLTKQMSKPATTMTLGNQQQKKSTSRGKQQKEVKAENVEAHKHEVEGNTLMDQLTEVSVSNSKNPTSEVHQEETLLEKENISVTHIPVPLRQRTRSFAPQNFVFQPLDGLTTYKVTPMTPSRANAFLTPCLSWSPMKIEANISKEESRKECLFKSQVSPAQEGTDKSSQEQQIGTHSLKVKNECVSTKTQDAMQSSNKTSPVSADIPAIETKGGETDHDVPYFRNVLASETERLMSHCLQWDGKFDLDIPEDAKDLIRTTVGQTRLLIAERFKQFEGLVDNCEFKWGDKATTCTDLDGFWDMVSFQVEDVNKKFDNLSKLQENGWQPVNIPSKRAIKKKAVPSGISKLKQGAAGRTAARNRIAAIRAAMKEKMKQGETAADSAAQEMPKEEEKVVFEAGFFRIESPLKSLPALPSKTPGRSSQRISKQLTTPGSASRTLLQSSLAILCSSEDAVAKQTPPSASGFHVPENPNRLQAPTRKTLFGSTLEQSGSPLAEEQCSATDGAAERNKRTNETNVSVLEVCLHPDERRSSGPVDSQALEDPGTKIEMPDITEEMELSATDLTGQDIVMHSPEKNVQPETDFIQAEKPNTPEYTSDLLHSDFISSDGTPFDMPSLDCSLPFTPVRNEAQKVAAAEICNDLIVFSPLSLPSVEK is encoded by the exons ATGAGCGGCCGCCGGGAGGCTCG GATAGTTAAGATGGCTGCTACATCCCAGTTTGCCAATCGATATAGAAAGGATCTGAGCACAGAAACGCTTAGAACAAAAGTTGCACGCAGGAAGTCTCTGATTCAAAAGGAGAACAGATACAAGCAATTTGAAAGGAGCAGACAGTTTGGACTGGCAGATGTCAATGTCCAGTTATCGAAAGACAGGGGACTTCCTAAGCTGGACGAGACAAATGAAGTGCGCTCTCAGGAAAAGACCACAGCTAAACGGA AACAAACTACAAATGGAGCCGTCAATAAAAGTGAAAATGAGCGCAAGGAAATGCTCCAGCGCTACAAAGAGGAAAAAGAACTTCGAAAACTAAAACAACAAAGAGAGAAAGCTAAACGGGGAGTGTTTAAAGTTGGGCTTTACAGACCTAATGTACCTGGCTTTCTTCCATTTGTACCACAGAACCCAGTGATAGTCAAGCCAAAGGAGAAG GCTGCTCCTACTTCTTCTGCGAGGATTACAAGATCACAGGCAAAGAGCCACTCGGAACAAACTGTTATGTCGGCTAGATCTCAGCAGTCCATg ATCTATGCTGACCACGCTACCAATGGGTATAGCGTGCGCCCTACCCAAACCGGACGCAGACAGACATGTGCAGACAAAGTGactgaaaaaaagaaag TGGTGGTGCAACCTGAACTCCCTACAGCCTCAAATGTAAGAATCACCAGATCGACCTCCTCTACTCTGACGAAACAGATGTCAAAGCCAGCTACGACCATGA CCTTAGgtaaccaacaacaaaaaaagtcaacAAGTAGAGGAAAACAGCAGAAAGAGGTCAAAGCTGAGAATGTAGAG GCACATAAACATGAAGTGGAAGGAAATACTTTAATGGATCAACTAACTGAAGTCTCTGTCAGTAACTCTAAAAATCCAACATCAGAAGTCCATCAGGAAGAGACCctgctggaaaaggaaaacatatCAGTGACGCACATTCCGGTTCCATTGAGACAGAGAACACGTTCTTTTGCTCCTCAGAACTTTGTGTTTCAGCCCCTAGATGGTTTAACAACTTATAAAGTTACACCCATGACTCCTTCCAGGGCAAATGCATTTTTGACCCCCTGTCTCTCCTGGAGCCCTATGAAAATTGAAGC TAATATTTCTAAAGAAGAATCAAGAAAAGAGTGTTTGTTTAAAAGTCAAGTTTCACCTGCTCAGGAAGGGACTGATAAAAGCTCTCAAGAACAGCAAATTGGTACACATTCACTGAAAGTGAAGAATG AATGTGTCTCAACCAAGACGCAAGATGCTATGCAGAGTTCAAATAAAACTAGTCCAGTGTCTGCAGATATCCCAGCAATTGAAACCAAAGGAGGAGAAACAGATCATGATGTACCCTATTTCAG aaacgTTCTTGCCTCTGAGACTGAGAGGCTGATGTCACACTGTCTCCAGTGGGATGGAAAGTTTGACCTGGACATACCAGAGGATG CAAAAGACCTCATTCGGACAACAGTTGGTCAAACGAGACTGCTCATAGCAGAGAGGTTTAAACAGTTTGAAGGACTGGTGGATAACTGTGAATTTAAATGGGGTGATAAGGCGACGACATGCACAGATCTGGATGGATTTTGGGATATGGTTAGTTTTCAG GTAGAAGATGTGAATAAAAAATTTGATAACCTTAGTAAACTTCAAGAGAATGGTTGGCAGCCGGTTAACATCCCAAGCAAAAGAGCCATCAAG AAGAAAGCTGTCCCAAGTGGGATATCTAAGCTGAAACAGGGGGCTGCTGGAAGAACTGCTGCCCGAAACCGTATTGCTGCCATAAGAGCGGCCATGAAGGAGAAAAtgaagcagggagagacagcAGCTGACTCTGCAGCCCAAGAGATgccaaaggaagaagaaaaggtggTGTTTGAGGCAGGATTTTTCAGAATTGAAAGTCCTCTCAAATCTTTACCAG cTTTGCCTTCCAAAACACCTGGCAGATCTTCCCAACGGATTTCTAAACAACTGACAACTCCAGGATCAGCTAGTAGAACTTTGCTCCAAAGCAGTCTTGCCATTCTCTGCAGCTCTGAGGACGCTGTTGCAAAACAGACTCCACCATCAGCCAGTGGCTTTCATGTTCCAGAAAATCCTAACAGGCTGCAGGCTCCTACTAGAAAAACTCTGTTTGGCAGCACACTTGAACAAAG TGGCTCCCCACTTGCAGAAGAACAATGCTCTGCGACAGATGGCGCAGCAGAGAGAAATAAGAGAACTAAT GAAACAAATGTATCTGTTCTTGAGGTGTGTTTACACCCAGATGAAAGGAGGAGTTCAGGTCCTGTTGATTCCCAAGCGCTGGAAGATCCTGGCACTAAAATAGAAATGCCAGATATTACAGAAGAGATGGAACTGTCTGCTACAGATCTTACGGGTCAAGACATTGTCATGCACAGCCCAGAAAAGAATGTCCAGCCAGAAACTGATTTCATTCAGGCTGAAAAACCAAACACACCAGAATATACGT CAGATCTTTTGCATAGCGATTTCATCTCTAGTGATGGAACTCCTTTTGACATG CCAAGCTTGGATTGCAGCCTCCCCTTCACGCCAGTCAGGAATGAAGCACAGAAGGTTGCTGCAGCTGAAATATGCAATGATCTAATTGTATTTTCTCCTTTGTCTCTCCCCTCTGTGGAAAAATGA
- the DLGAP5 gene encoding disks large-associated protein 5 isoform X2, which translates to MSGRREARIVKMAATSQFANRYRKDLSTETLRTKVARRKSLIQKENRYKQFERSRQFGLADVNVQLSKDRGLPKLDETNEVRSQEKTTAKRKQTTNGAVNKSENERKEMLQRYKEEKELRKLKQQREKAKRGVFKVGLYRPNVPGFLPFVPQNPVIVKPKEKAAPTSSARITRSQAKSHSEQTVMSARSQQSMIYADHATNGYSVRPTQTGRRQTCADKVTEKKKVVVQPELPTASNVRITRSTSSTLTKQMSKPATTMTLGNQQQKKSTSRGKQQKEVKAENVEAHKHEVEGNTLMDQLTEVSVSNSKNPTSEVHQEETLLEKENISVTHIPVPLRQRTRSFAPQNFVFQPLDGLTTYKVTPMTPSRANAFLTPCLSWSPMKIEANISKEESRKECLFKSQVSPAQEGTDKSSQEQQIGTHSLKVKNECVSTKTQDAMQSSNKTSPVSADIPAIETKGGETDHDVPYFRNVLASETERLMSHCLQWDGKFDLDIPEDAKDLIRTTVGQTRLLIAERFKQFEGLVDNCEFKWGDKATTCTDLDGFWDMVSFQVEDVNKKFDNLSKLQENGWQPVNIPSKRAIKKAVPSGISKLKQGAAGRTAARNRIAAIRAAMKEKMKQGETAADSAAQEMPKEEEKVVFEAGFFRIESPLKSLPALPSKTPGRSSQRISKQLTTPGSASRTLLQSSLAILCSSEDAVAKQTPPSASGFHVPENPNRLQAPTRKTLFGSTLEQSGSPLAEEQCSATDGAAERNKRTNETNVSVLEVCLHPDERRSSGPVDSQALEDPGTKIEMPDITEEMELSATDLTGQDIVMHSPEKNVQPETDFIQAEKPNTPEYTFSSDLLHSDFISSDGTPFDMPSLDCSLPFTPVRNEAQKVAAAEICNDLIVFSPLSLPSVEK; encoded by the exons ATGAGCGGCCGCCGGGAGGCTCG GATAGTTAAGATGGCTGCTACATCCCAGTTTGCCAATCGATATAGAAAGGATCTGAGCACAGAAACGCTTAGAACAAAAGTTGCACGCAGGAAGTCTCTGATTCAAAAGGAGAACAGATACAAGCAATTTGAAAGGAGCAGACAGTTTGGACTGGCAGATGTCAATGTCCAGTTATCGAAAGACAGGGGACTTCCTAAGCTGGACGAGACAAATGAAGTGCGCTCTCAGGAAAAGACCACAGCTAAACGGA AACAAACTACAAATGGAGCCGTCAATAAAAGTGAAAATGAGCGCAAGGAAATGCTCCAGCGCTACAAAGAGGAAAAAGAACTTCGAAAACTAAAACAACAAAGAGAGAAAGCTAAACGGGGAGTGTTTAAAGTTGGGCTTTACAGACCTAATGTACCTGGCTTTCTTCCATTTGTACCACAGAACCCAGTGATAGTCAAGCCAAAGGAGAAG GCTGCTCCTACTTCTTCTGCGAGGATTACAAGATCACAGGCAAAGAGCCACTCGGAACAAACTGTTATGTCGGCTAGATCTCAGCAGTCCATg ATCTATGCTGACCACGCTACCAATGGGTATAGCGTGCGCCCTACCCAAACCGGACGCAGACAGACATGTGCAGACAAAGTGactgaaaaaaagaaag TGGTGGTGCAACCTGAACTCCCTACAGCCTCAAATGTAAGAATCACCAGATCGACCTCCTCTACTCTGACGAAACAGATGTCAAAGCCAGCTACGACCATGA CCTTAGgtaaccaacaacaaaaaaagtcaacAAGTAGAGGAAAACAGCAGAAAGAGGTCAAAGCTGAGAATGTAGAG GCACATAAACATGAAGTGGAAGGAAATACTTTAATGGATCAACTAACTGAAGTCTCTGTCAGTAACTCTAAAAATCCAACATCAGAAGTCCATCAGGAAGAGACCctgctggaaaaggaaaacatatCAGTGACGCACATTCCGGTTCCATTGAGACAGAGAACACGTTCTTTTGCTCCTCAGAACTTTGTGTTTCAGCCCCTAGATGGTTTAACAACTTATAAAGTTACACCCATGACTCCTTCCAGGGCAAATGCATTTTTGACCCCCTGTCTCTCCTGGAGCCCTATGAAAATTGAAGC TAATATTTCTAAAGAAGAATCAAGAAAAGAGTGTTTGTTTAAAAGTCAAGTTTCACCTGCTCAGGAAGGGACTGATAAAAGCTCTCAAGAACAGCAAATTGGTACACATTCACTGAAAGTGAAGAATG AATGTGTCTCAACCAAGACGCAAGATGCTATGCAGAGTTCAAATAAAACTAGTCCAGTGTCTGCAGATATCCCAGCAATTGAAACCAAAGGAGGAGAAACAGATCATGATGTACCCTATTTCAG aaacgTTCTTGCCTCTGAGACTGAGAGGCTGATGTCACACTGTCTCCAGTGGGATGGAAAGTTTGACCTGGACATACCAGAGGATG CAAAAGACCTCATTCGGACAACAGTTGGTCAAACGAGACTGCTCATAGCAGAGAGGTTTAAACAGTTTGAAGGACTGGTGGATAACTGTGAATTTAAATGGGGTGATAAGGCGACGACATGCACAGATCTGGATGGATTTTGGGATATGGTTAGTTTTCAG GTAGAAGATGTGAATAAAAAATTTGATAACCTTAGTAAACTTCAAGAGAATGGTTGGCAGCCGGTTAACATCCCAAGCAAAAGAGCCATCAAG AAAGCTGTCCCAAGTGGGATATCTAAGCTGAAACAGGGGGCTGCTGGAAGAACTGCTGCCCGAAACCGTATTGCTGCCATAAGAGCGGCCATGAAGGAGAAAAtgaagcagggagagacagcAGCTGACTCTGCAGCCCAAGAGATgccaaaggaagaagaaaaggtggTGTTTGAGGCAGGATTTTTCAGAATTGAAAGTCCTCTCAAATCTTTACCAG cTTTGCCTTCCAAAACACCTGGCAGATCTTCCCAACGGATTTCTAAACAACTGACAACTCCAGGATCAGCTAGTAGAACTTTGCTCCAAAGCAGTCTTGCCATTCTCTGCAGCTCTGAGGACGCTGTTGCAAAACAGACTCCACCATCAGCCAGTGGCTTTCATGTTCCAGAAAATCCTAACAGGCTGCAGGCTCCTACTAGAAAAACTCTGTTTGGCAGCACACTTGAACAAAG TGGCTCCCCACTTGCAGAAGAACAATGCTCTGCGACAGATGGCGCAGCAGAGAGAAATAAGAGAACTAAT GAAACAAATGTATCTGTTCTTGAGGTGTGTTTACACCCAGATGAAAGGAGGAGTTCAGGTCCTGTTGATTCCCAAGCGCTGGAAGATCCTGGCACTAAAATAGAAATGCCAGATATTACAGAAGAGATGGAACTGTCTGCTACAGATCTTACGGGTCAAGACATTGTCATGCACAGCCCAGAAAAGAATGTCCAGCCAGAAACTGATTTCATTCAGGCTGAAAAACCAAACACACCAGAATATACGTTCTCCTCAG ATCTTTTGCATAGCGATTTCATCTCTAGTGATGGAACTCCTTTTGACATG CCAAGCTTGGATTGCAGCCTCCCCTTCACGCCAGTCAGGAATGAAGCACAGAAGGTTGCTGCAGCTGAAATATGCAATGATCTAATTGTATTTTCTCCTTTGTCTCTCCCCTCTGTGGAAAAATGA
- the DLGAP5 gene encoding disks large-associated protein 5 isoform X4 — protein sequence MAATSQFANRYRKDLSTETLRTKVARRKSLIQKENRYKQFERSRQFGLADVNVQLSKDRGLPKLDETNEVRSQEKTTAKRKQTTNGAVNKSENERKEMLQRYKEEKELRKLKQQREKAKRGVFKVGLYRPNVPGFLPFVPQNPVIVKPKEKAAPTSSARITRSQAKSHSEQTVMSARSQQSMIYADHATNGYSVRPTQTGRRQTCADKVTEKKKVVVQPELPTASNVRITRSTSSTLTKQMSKPATTMTLGNQQQKKSTSRGKQQKEVKAENVEAHKHEVEGNTLMDQLTEVSVSNSKNPTSEVHQEETLLEKENISVTHIPVPLRQRTRSFAPQNFVFQPLDGLTTYKVTPMTPSRANAFLTPCLSWSPMKIEANISKEESRKECLFKSQVSPAQEGTDKSSQEQQIGTHSLKVKNECVSTKTQDAMQSSNKTSPVSADIPAIETKGGETDHDVPYFRNVLASETERLMSHCLQWDGKFDLDIPEDAKDLIRTTVGQTRLLIAERFKQFEGLVDNCEFKWGDKATTCTDLDGFWDMVSFQVEDVNKKFDNLSKLQENGWQPVNIPSKRAIKKKAVPSGISKLKQGAAGRTAARNRIAAIRAAMKEKMKQGETAADSAAQEMPKEEEKVVFEAGFFRIESPLKSLPALPSKTPGRSSQRISKQLTTPGSASRTLLQSSLAILCSSEDAVAKQTPPSASGFHVPENPNRLQAPTRKTLFGSTLEQSGSPLAEEQCSATDGAAERNKRTNETNVSVLEVCLHPDERRSSGPVDSQALEDPGTKIEMPDITEEMELSATDLTGQDIVMHSPEKNVQPETDFIQAEKPNTPEYTFSSDLLHSDFISSDGTPFDMPSLDCSLPFTPVRNEAQKVAAAEICNDLIVFSPLSLPSVEK from the exons ATGGCTGCTACATCCCAGTTTGCCAATCGATATAGAAAGGATCTGAGCACAGAAACGCTTAGAACAAAAGTTGCACGCAGGAAGTCTCTGATTCAAAAGGAGAACAGATACAAGCAATTTGAAAGGAGCAGACAGTTTGGACTGGCAGATGTCAATGTCCAGTTATCGAAAGACAGGGGACTTCCTAAGCTGGACGAGACAAATGAAGTGCGCTCTCAGGAAAAGACCACAGCTAAACGGA AACAAACTACAAATGGAGCCGTCAATAAAAGTGAAAATGAGCGCAAGGAAATGCTCCAGCGCTACAAAGAGGAAAAAGAACTTCGAAAACTAAAACAACAAAGAGAGAAAGCTAAACGGGGAGTGTTTAAAGTTGGGCTTTACAGACCTAATGTACCTGGCTTTCTTCCATTTGTACCACAGAACCCAGTGATAGTCAAGCCAAAGGAGAAG GCTGCTCCTACTTCTTCTGCGAGGATTACAAGATCACAGGCAAAGAGCCACTCGGAACAAACTGTTATGTCGGCTAGATCTCAGCAGTCCATg ATCTATGCTGACCACGCTACCAATGGGTATAGCGTGCGCCCTACCCAAACCGGACGCAGACAGACATGTGCAGACAAAGTGactgaaaaaaagaaag TGGTGGTGCAACCTGAACTCCCTACAGCCTCAAATGTAAGAATCACCAGATCGACCTCCTCTACTCTGACGAAACAGATGTCAAAGCCAGCTACGACCATGA CCTTAGgtaaccaacaacaaaaaaagtcaacAAGTAGAGGAAAACAGCAGAAAGAGGTCAAAGCTGAGAATGTAGAG GCACATAAACATGAAGTGGAAGGAAATACTTTAATGGATCAACTAACTGAAGTCTCTGTCAGTAACTCTAAAAATCCAACATCAGAAGTCCATCAGGAAGAGACCctgctggaaaaggaaaacatatCAGTGACGCACATTCCGGTTCCATTGAGACAGAGAACACGTTCTTTTGCTCCTCAGAACTTTGTGTTTCAGCCCCTAGATGGTTTAACAACTTATAAAGTTACACCCATGACTCCTTCCAGGGCAAATGCATTTTTGACCCCCTGTCTCTCCTGGAGCCCTATGAAAATTGAAGC TAATATTTCTAAAGAAGAATCAAGAAAAGAGTGTTTGTTTAAAAGTCAAGTTTCACCTGCTCAGGAAGGGACTGATAAAAGCTCTCAAGAACAGCAAATTGGTACACATTCACTGAAAGTGAAGAATG AATGTGTCTCAACCAAGACGCAAGATGCTATGCAGAGTTCAAATAAAACTAGTCCAGTGTCTGCAGATATCCCAGCAATTGAAACCAAAGGAGGAGAAACAGATCATGATGTACCCTATTTCAG aaacgTTCTTGCCTCTGAGACTGAGAGGCTGATGTCACACTGTCTCCAGTGGGATGGAAAGTTTGACCTGGACATACCAGAGGATG CAAAAGACCTCATTCGGACAACAGTTGGTCAAACGAGACTGCTCATAGCAGAGAGGTTTAAACAGTTTGAAGGACTGGTGGATAACTGTGAATTTAAATGGGGTGATAAGGCGACGACATGCACAGATCTGGATGGATTTTGGGATATGGTTAGTTTTCAG GTAGAAGATGTGAATAAAAAATTTGATAACCTTAGTAAACTTCAAGAGAATGGTTGGCAGCCGGTTAACATCCCAAGCAAAAGAGCCATCAAG AAGAAAGCTGTCCCAAGTGGGATATCTAAGCTGAAACAGGGGGCTGCTGGAAGAACTGCTGCCCGAAACCGTATTGCTGCCATAAGAGCGGCCATGAAGGAGAAAAtgaagcagggagagacagcAGCTGACTCTGCAGCCCAAGAGATgccaaaggaagaagaaaaggtggTGTTTGAGGCAGGATTTTTCAGAATTGAAAGTCCTCTCAAATCTTTACCAG cTTTGCCTTCCAAAACACCTGGCAGATCTTCCCAACGGATTTCTAAACAACTGACAACTCCAGGATCAGCTAGTAGAACTTTGCTCCAAAGCAGTCTTGCCATTCTCTGCAGCTCTGAGGACGCTGTTGCAAAACAGACTCCACCATCAGCCAGTGGCTTTCATGTTCCAGAAAATCCTAACAGGCTGCAGGCTCCTACTAGAAAAACTCTGTTTGGCAGCACACTTGAACAAAG TGGCTCCCCACTTGCAGAAGAACAATGCTCTGCGACAGATGGCGCAGCAGAGAGAAATAAGAGAACTAAT GAAACAAATGTATCTGTTCTTGAGGTGTGTTTACACCCAGATGAAAGGAGGAGTTCAGGTCCTGTTGATTCCCAAGCGCTGGAAGATCCTGGCACTAAAATAGAAATGCCAGATATTACAGAAGAGATGGAACTGTCTGCTACAGATCTTACGGGTCAAGACATTGTCATGCACAGCCCAGAAAAGAATGTCCAGCCAGAAACTGATTTCATTCAGGCTGAAAAACCAAACACACCAGAATATACGTTCTCCTCAG ATCTTTTGCATAGCGATTTCATCTCTAGTGATGGAACTCCTTTTGACATG CCAAGCTTGGATTGCAGCCTCCCCTTCACGCCAGTCAGGAATGAAGCACAGAAGGTTGCTGCAGCTGAAATATGCAATGATCTAATTGTATTTTCTCCTTTGTCTCTCCCCTCTGTGGAAAAATGA